AAATCAGTTTTTTCTTCATGACTCTACTTTCCATTTACCCTACCCAAAGTTTTTGGGCAAATCGAACAGCAAAGCTTGCAAGTAGGATAGTAAAAAACAACAGCGTTAGGTAACCCCAGCGAGGGTAGCGAGATAATAATACACCGAGAGCGACACTTGGAGACACAATACCGTAGACCAGACGACTTAAAGAGATGGTACCACCAGATGCTAGTAACAAACCTATACCGCAGAAGCCATAGATAACAGTGACTGGAGTCAATTGAGCGCGTAATTGCCATAATAAGTAGGCACTACCGAAAACAGCAACTATGTTAATCAATGGATCGCCTGCTAGTATCCACAAAAGAAAGACTTAAAAGGTTTGTGTTGTTTCCAAGCTGCCAAGGCAAACGCCGGGATCAATGCCATCCCGTCGGACGCGTTGCTGTTGCGATCGCACCCCAAAAGGCAGTCCAGCCATACTGTTGTTTATCAAAAGCTGCCAAAGCTGCTGTACTTAACAGTAAGTATAGCCCTTCAGTGTAAATGACTCCTGCAAATAGCGATAATGGACACCAAGCAATGACAGCTGTTGGCCACCGCGCTGCACTTTCACCGGCTTGTTTCTTAACCCAAAAGTATAAAAAGTAAAGCGCCGCCAAAAAAGCCAGATTGTTGAGTCATGTTCCTGGCACTTCAAACGGCAAGCCCAAGTTCATCAAAACTCGAATGATTAAGGCAAACAGGGGAAAGAAGGCAAGGATGTGTGACTTGCCATCATTAACAAATTCATATCCGGTGGTAACAATGGCGTGGTAATTTCTATTATCCCATGCATCAAACACCTCCCAACCAAAAGTAGGGGCTTTCAACCTACTTCATCGTAAGGATATAGGGTAAATCAATTTATTTGTGTATACCAAGCAATCTATATTAATGTTGTCTGTCAATCCTGAAAAAATTGTGAAAGCAATAACTCTTCTTGGTTCTACTGGTTCTATCGGTACTCAGACTTTAGACATTGTCGCTCAATACCCCGATCAATTCCGGATTGTGGGCTTAGCGGCTGGAAACAATGTAGATTTGTTGGCTTCTCAGATTCGGCAATTTCGACCAAGTATAGTAGCTATCTGCTCACAAGAGAAGTTGCCAGAACTCAAAGAAGCAATCAAAGACGTTGCTCCCCAGCCGATTTTAATGGCTGGTGATGCTGGAGTTATTGAAGTTGCTCGTTACGGAGATGCCCAAACCGTTGTTACGGGTATTGTTGGTTGTGCTGGGTTGCTACCTACCATTGCAGCCATTGAAGCTGGTAAAGATATCGCCTTGGCAAACAAAGAAACCTTAATTGCTGGAGGTCCGGTTGTTTTACCTCTGATTAAAAAACACGGTGTGAAATTACTGCCAGCAGATTCGGAACATTCTGCTATATTTCAATGTTTACAAGGTCTTCCAGATGGAGGTTTACGACGAATTTTATTAACTGCATCTGGTGGTGCTTTTCGTGACTGGGCAGTAGAGAAGTTAGCAGAAGTCACAGTTGCTGATGCTATCAAGCATCCTAACTGGTCAATGGGGCGTAAAATTACTGTCGATTCTGCGACTTTAATGAATAAAGGTCTAGAAGTGATTGAGGCTCATTTCCTGTTTGGGTTGGATTACGAGAATATTGAGATTGTCATTCATCCCCAAAGTATTATTCACTCGCTGATTGAACTACAAGACACCTCTGTTCTCGCCCAACTTGGTTGGCCGGATATGCACTTACCTTTACTGTATGCTTTGTCTTGGCCCGATCGCATCTACACCAACTGGGAACGCCTAGATTTAGTCAAAATCGGCAGTTTAAGCTTTTGTGAACCAGATCATCAAAAGTATCCTTGCATGAAATTAGCTTATGCAGCAGGTCGGGCTGGTGGTTCCATGCCTGCTGTGTTAAATGCAGCCAATGAGCAAGCTGTGGCTTTGTTTTTAGAAGAAAAAATTCAGTTTTTAGATATTCCTCGGTGTATCGAATGGGTGTGCGATCGCCACGAACGTGACAATCGTGCAAATCCTTCTTTAGATGACATTTTGACAGCAGACAAATGGGCAAGACAAGAAGTTTTAAAAGCAACTCAACAGTTGGAAAATCATTCGCGCATAATATCTTTGCGATAAAAAACGACTCACAACCATAGGTTTTGATTATATTTCTGTCCAGCGTTCAGCTTACTCCTGAACGCTACTTTTTTATTCGTAATTTTTACTTATAATAATGTATAAGAATATAAACATATAGTTGTTTTGTTGCTTATGAGTTTCGCTATTTAGTTATTCATTGATATTTTATTATACAAAAAAAGATAAATTATTTTTATTCCATAAGTTTTCCGTATATGTTTGGCTAAAAACCTATATGTACCAAGAATAAAAACTTAATATTTTTTTTAAAGAAGGTTTTCCGGCATACTAATTTTTAAAACTTTTTATTGTATAGTGAACCCAGAACAACTACAGCAAAAGCTCAAGTAAACTCAACATTCTCAGCAAAACAGTACTGGGGAATGATGAGCTTTTTGTCTGTGGAGGTTCCACGCCAATTGCTGCTTTTTTGGTGCTAACTGGGGTTGCGGAATACTTAATTTAAGGCTTTCACATCTGTAGTCTTTGAGCAGTAAGTTGATCCGATACTGCGGACTATCGTTGTGGAGTTTTACTCAAAAATGCCACTGGGGACAACAGGGAAAACCTCGCTCCGGGTTCGCACGGGGCTGGACTTAACGGACAGGTGCGCGACTGTCGGGAGATCCTTTCGGCAGTCGCCTGACGCCACATTCTTCAACGGGGGGAACCCCCGCACAGAAGTGGCTCCGGAGGGAGACCCCCAAGACCTCGGAGACTACCCCCGGCACTGTCCTCCCCAAGTGGGGCAAGTAGGGTGCACGCTGCGGGACAATGGATGCCAGAGCCGGCACGGCAGTGGCTCCTTAACGCTCAGCACTACTGAATTCCTGAAGAAAGACTTTATGTGTGTCACGGTTACACTCATGAAATTTTCTCTGTTTTGATACCTTCATTGGTAAGACTGTATTTGAAAAAGGTGTATCTATGTTTGCTACCCTGATTGTGTCTTGGATTGTCTACACAGTATTAAGAAATGTGGTGAGAACGACAGTGAGAACTGCGTTTATTAGTGCTACTACTGTTGTTATTTTGCATGCTGGTCTGGGAAT
This portion of the Brasilonema sennae CENA114 genome encodes:
- the dxr gene encoding 1-deoxy-D-xylulose-5-phosphate reductoisomerase, producing the protein MKAITLLGSTGSIGTQTLDIVAQYPDQFRIVGLAAGNNVDLLASQIRQFRPSIVAICSQEKLPELKEAIKDVAPQPILMAGDAGVIEVARYGDAQTVVTGIVGCAGLLPTIAAIEAGKDIALANKETLIAGGPVVLPLIKKHGVKLLPADSEHSAIFQCLQGLPDGGLRRILLTASGGAFRDWAVEKLAEVTVADAIKHPNWSMGRKITVDSATLMNKGLEVIEAHFLFGLDYENIEIVIHPQSIIHSLIELQDTSVLAQLGWPDMHLPLLYALSWPDRIYTNWERLDLVKIGSLSFCEPDHQKYPCMKLAYAAGRAGGSMPAVLNAANEQAVALFLEEKIQFLDIPRCIEWVCDRHERDNRANPSLDDILTADKWARQEVLKATQQLENHSRIISLR